In Xenopus laevis strain J_2021 chromosome 2S, Xenopus_laevis_v10.1, whole genome shotgun sequence, a genomic segment contains:
- the cldn4.S gene encoding claudin-4 yields MASMGLQVLGIALSVIGWLGSLVCCVLPMWRVSAFIGNNIVVAQIIWEGLWMNCVVQSTGQMQCKVYDSLLALPQDLQAARALTVISVLVALLGLMMSIIGGKCTNCVEDESSKAKVMIVSGIVFIVAGVLTLIPVSWSANNIIRDFYNPLVVEAQKRELGAALYIGWAAAGLLLLGGAMLCCNCPPRDQKPYSAKYTPARSGATSNYV; encoded by the coding sequence ATGGCTTCCATGGGGCTTCAAGTGTTGGGCATCGCCCTGTCGGTTATCGGCTGGCTGGGATCGCTAGTCTGCTGCGTTCTTCCCATGTGGAGGGTCAGTGCCTTTATTGGCAACAACATCGTGGTGGCGCAGATCATCTGGGAGGGATTGTGGATGAACTGCGTGGTGCAGAGCACGGGGCAAATGCAGTGCAAAGTATACGACTCTTTGCTGGCCCTTCCCCAGGATCTACAGGCAGCCCGAGCCCTGACTGTCATCTCTGTCCTTGTGGCCCTGCTGGGGCTTATGATGTCCATTATCGGGGGCAAGTGCACGAACTGCGTGGAGGATGAATCTTCCAAAGCCAAAGTCATGATCGTGTCTGGCATCGTGTTCATTGTGGCTGGTGTGCTCACCCTCATCCCAGTGTCCTGGTCTGCCAACAACATCATCCGAGACTTCTACAACCCACTGGTGGTGGAGGCGCAGAAGAGAGAATTAGGTGCAGCGTTATACATCGGCTGGGCGGCCGCCGGGCTCCTGCTGCTTGGAGGCGCAATGCTGTGCTGCAACTGCCCACCAAGGGATCAGAAACCCTACTCTGCCAAGTACACCCCAGCTCGCTCCGGTGCAACCAGCAACTACGTCTGA